A genome region from Crossiella equi includes the following:
- a CDS encoding decaprenyl-phosphate phosphoribosyltransferase — protein sequence MSAPALAPPPVLGLRVRLRGLVRALRPRQWVKNVLVLAAPFASGTITDPRVLGSAGLAFLAFCLAGSAIYLVNDVRDVEADRAHPVKCHRPIAAGLVTPRTALTAAALLLVGALATATQASLDLTAVVGVYLAVQLAYCFGLKHQPVIDLCIVASGFLLRAIAGGAAAGIVLSQWFLLAAAFGSLFMVAGKRYAELRYTERTGAQIRRALDRYSTSYLRFVWGTSATVLIMTYGLWAFEIRSDTHTVWAVLSMVPFVMAVLRYAVDVDGGNAGAPEDLILSDHPLQTLGLLWALALGLAVYSG from the coding sequence GTGAGCGCCCCCGCGCTCGCCCCGCCCCCGGTCCTGGGCCTGCGCGTCCGGCTCCGGGGCCTGGTGCGCGCGTTGCGGCCGCGCCAGTGGGTCAAGAACGTGCTGGTGCTGGCCGCCCCGTTCGCCAGCGGCACGATCACCGACCCCCGGGTGCTGGGCTCGGCGGGCCTGGCCTTCCTCGCGTTCTGCCTGGCGGGCTCGGCGATCTACCTGGTCAACGACGTGCGGGACGTCGAGGCCGACCGCGCGCACCCGGTGAAGTGCCACCGCCCGATCGCGGCTGGCCTGGTCACCCCACGCACCGCCCTGACCGCGGCGGCGCTGCTGCTGGTGGGCGCCCTGGCCACGGCCACCCAGGCGAGCCTGGACCTGACCGCGGTCGTGGGCGTCTACCTGGCCGTCCAGCTGGCCTACTGCTTTGGCCTGAAGCACCAGCCGGTCATCGACCTGTGCATCGTGGCCAGCGGCTTCCTGCTGCGCGCCATCGCGGGCGGCGCGGCGGCGGGCATCGTCCTGTCCCAGTGGTTCCTGCTGGCCGCGGCCTTCGGCTCCCTGTTCATGGTCGCGGGCAAGCGCTACGCCGAGCTCCGCTACACCGAACGCACGGGCGCCCAGATCCGCCGTGCCCTGGACCGCTACTCCACGTCCTACCTGCGCTTCGTCTGGGGCACCTCGGCCACGGTCCTGATCATGACCTACGGACTGTGGGCCTTCGAGATCCGCTCGGACACCCACACCGTCTGGGCGGTCCTGTCCATGGTCCCCTTCGTCATGGCCGTGCTCCGCTATGCCGTCGACGTCGACGGCGGCAACGCGGGCGCCCCGGAGGACCTCATCCTCTCCGACCACCCCCTCCAAACCCTGGGCCTGCTCTGGGCCCTGGCCCTGGGACTCGCGGTGTACTCGGGTTGA
- a CDS encoding phosphatase PAP2 family protein: MRLEAALLGGLQRVLDDPRVIRSAKAVSLFGEHAAGWLAVGAAGAALDPKRRRRWLAATAGVAAAHATSVGVKHLVRRPRPHHPAVQVRTGTPSGLSFPSAHATSTAAAAVLLGGLAGRRATPVLLSALVPPMALSRLVLGVHYPSDVVAGAALGAAVGAGVRKAMGLLP; encoded by the coding sequence GTGAGGCTGGAGGCCGCGCTGCTCGGCGGCCTCCAGCGGGTGCTCGACGATCCCCGCGTCATCCGCTCGGCCAAGGCGGTCTCGCTGTTCGGCGAGCACGCGGCGGGCTGGCTGGCCGTGGGCGCGGCCGGCGCCGCCCTCGACCCGAAGCGCCGCCGCCGCTGGCTGGCCGCGACCGCCGGGGTGGCCGCCGCGCACGCCACCTCGGTCGGGGTGAAGCACCTCGTGCGCAGGCCCCGGCCGCACCACCCGGCCGTGCAGGTGCGCACCGGCACGCCCAGCGGGCTCAGCTTCCCGTCCGCGCACGCCACCAGCACCGCGGCCGCCGCCGTGCTGCTGGGCGGCCTGGCCGGGCGCAGGGCCACCCCGGTGCTGCTGTCCGCGCTGGTCCCGCCGATGGCGCTGAGCCGCCTGGTCCTGGGCGTGCACTACCCCAGCGACGTGGTCGCGGGCGCCGCGCTCGGTGCCGCCGTGGGCGCCGGGGTGCGCAAGGCCATGGGGCTGCTCCCGTGA
- a CDS encoding ATP-binding protein has product MGYLPRLVDPLLRDLLGEFPALLVLGPRGVGKTTTAAEYARTVLRLDRPGEAAALAADPDSVLRGLPEPVLIDEWQLVPSVLAAVKRAVDTERRPGRFLITGSVHADLEDQTWPGTGRLVRVDMAGLTTRELVGVVDQTPFLERVATSGAAGLRLPETPVDLRAYVQVALQGGFPESALHLTPRGRRRWARSYLGQLFTRDLTQVDVPRDPHLLHRYFEAYALNTAGQPTDQSLFQAAGVDRKTATAYDHLLANLFVTTSVPSWHSNRLHRLVRTPKRYVLDTGLLSAAGGFAEEDFLRDGDLLGRFLDTFVFNQLRAELPLLDCEPRLYHLRDQGGRHEVDLIVELDARRVVAIEIKASADPGPGAAKHLAWLRDQLGEQFVHGLVLHTGPRIFPMGDRITAAPISTIWS; this is encoded by the coding sequence GTGGGATACCTTCCTCGGCTAGTGGACCCGCTGCTCAGGGACTTGCTCGGCGAGTTCCCGGCGCTGCTCGTCCTGGGCCCCCGAGGAGTTGGCAAGACCACTACTGCCGCCGAGTACGCCCGCACCGTGCTCCGGCTCGACCGGCCGGGCGAGGCCGCCGCACTGGCCGCCGACCCGGACTCGGTGCTCCGGGGGTTGCCGGAGCCGGTGCTGATCGACGAGTGGCAACTCGTGCCGTCCGTGCTCGCCGCCGTGAAGCGGGCCGTGGACACCGAGCGCCGCCCGGGCCGCTTCCTCATCACCGGCTCGGTGCACGCCGACCTGGAGGACCAGACCTGGCCGGGCACCGGACGGCTGGTGCGGGTGGACATGGCCGGGCTGACCACCCGCGAGCTGGTGGGCGTGGTCGACCAGACCCCGTTCCTCGAACGCGTGGCCACCTCCGGCGCGGCTGGGCTCCGGCTCCCGGAGACGCCGGTCGACCTGCGCGCCTACGTCCAGGTGGCGCTCCAGGGCGGGTTCCCGGAGTCCGCGCTGCACCTCACCCCCAGGGGCAGGCGCCGGTGGGCGCGGAGCTACCTCGGCCAGCTCTTCACCCGGGACCTCACCCAGGTCGACGTGCCCAGGGACCCGCACCTGCTCCACCGCTACTTCGAGGCCTACGCGCTGAACACGGCGGGGCAGCCGACCGACCAGAGCCTGTTCCAGGCCGCCGGGGTCGACCGGAAGACCGCCACGGCCTACGACCACCTGCTGGCCAACCTGTTCGTCACCACCTCGGTGCCGTCCTGGCACTCCAACCGCCTGCACCGGCTGGTCCGCACCCCCAAGCGGTACGTGCTGGACACCGGGCTGCTGTCGGCCGCGGGGGGTTTCGCCGAGGAGGACTTCCTCCGCGACGGCGACCTGCTCGGCCGCTTCCTGGACACCTTCGTCTTCAACCAGCTGCGCGCGGAGCTGCCACTGCTCGACTGCGAGCCCAGGCTGTACCACCTGCGGGACCAGGGCGGCAGGCACGAGGTGGACCTCATCGTGGAGCTGGACGCCCGCCGGGTCGTCGCCATCGAGATCAAGGCCTCCGCCGACCCCGGCCCGGGCGCGGCCAAGCACCTGGCCTGGCTGCGCGACCAACTGGGCGAGCAGTTCGTGCACGGCCTGGTCCTGCACACCGGCCCGCGCATCTTCCCGATGGGCGACCGCATCACGGCCGCCCCGATCAGCACCATCTGGAGTTAG